One part of the Bacillus sp. FJAT-45350 genome encodes these proteins:
- a CDS encoding PP2C family protein-serine/threonine phosphatase, translating into MYYDGLTVSNFKENTGDFDKTLQREINLAKNIQSKLLNGNTPTLEKGEVIGSSLPARLIGGDYYDFYPLVNGKIRIVIGDVMGKGIPAAMLMILTRGAFRTAAESMSSPGDTLTAMNQALYRDLRTLKSFVTLFCADWDPETELLTYANAGHNMPLYINGKDRTVTLLPKAKGVMVGGLPNQVYKEETIKLGNNDTVFFYTDGIVEAQNQEGQQYQLERLTKTLLDHQDNGVGEMEKSVINSIYEFTDGAPQKDDITMVVLKLSYENSNITSLNSPVINV; encoded by the coding sequence ATGTATTATGATGGTCTAACTGTATCAAACTTCAAAGAAAACACAGGAGATTTCGATAAAACGCTGCAACGAGAAATTAACTTGGCTAAAAATATCCAATCAAAATTACTAAATGGGAATACTCCCACTCTCGAAAAGGGGGAAGTCATTGGTTCTTCACTTCCGGCTAGGTTAATTGGGGGCGATTATTATGATTTTTATCCATTGGTCAATGGCAAAATTCGCATCGTCATTGGCGATGTAATGGGAAAAGGGATTCCGGCTGCTATGCTGATGATTTTGACGAGAGGCGCTTTCCGCACAGCTGCAGAAAGTATGTCAAGTCCTGGAGATACGTTAACAGCTATGAACCAAGCATTATATAGAGATTTAAGGACGCTGAAGTCGTTCGTTACATTATTTTGTGCAGATTGGGACCCGGAGACTGAATTATTAACTTATGCAAATGCAGGTCATAACATGCCGCTATATATTAACGGGAAGGACCGAACGGTGACATTACTTCCTAAAGCTAAAGGAGTTATGGTCGGGGGACTGCCAAATCAAGTTTATAAAGAAGAAACAATTAAGTTGGGCAACAATGATACAGTATTTTTTTATACGGATGGGATTGTAGAAGCACAAAACCAAGAGGGACAACAGTATCAACTAGAAAGACTAACTAAGACATTACTTGATCATCAAGATAATGGTGTAGGCGAAATGGAGAAGAGTGTTATTAACTCTATTTATGAGTTTACGGATGGAGCGCCACAAAAAGATGATATCACAATGGTCGTATTGAAATTAAGTTATGAGAATTCAAACATTACAAGCTTAAATTCACCAGTAATAAACGTATAG
- a CDS encoding FapA family protein produces the protein MRSIVSKGKDIKEAINLGLSLLDVTINDVNIEIVQHETKGFFRIGSKEAVVKLVKLQTDSLNIKSENQVSDRFDLLESVISTIPDEKINLVKTDIEEPIVKEFNETSDHLSGKVWVTNGVLHCQASPVQFPMISTTEGIKLYKNNQELKEKTHIVTDKDIYELKVENEEIQTIWSVKMDPEKLKVFLQVEPGFIITRSIPDIEAEYHINLYVEEVKEVYNHLTYEAIIEKLQSLRVIHGFNQSEIMKAMETKVSGTFEIATGIEPKQGKGGWVEAKIDLETHVGPKESEDGSVNFREIKTIPNVTRGQVVAIVHPPVAGQHGYTVTNEPLPAKQTFPVKLNLGRGISLVEDKLVSTESGRPQIEKRGQLVKVAIMQKLTHRGDVNLTSGNIHFKGDVEVTGNIEGGMLVEAGGDIIVHKEINRANLTASGAIISYGTVIGSELSAGKNNMLIAELGHILGSLHQQTEKIIVVINQLIQSPAFKNTDFTRGGLQPVIRILLEKKFKNFPPLAKRYVDVIRKADGYLEDGEWRNLSLNLRQLFLTLSNEQTSLERIKDLSHKMKELHELSITPVEPDSYMIIPSVSNSHLYCSGNVKILGQGCVNTKIHAGGEIHIKGIIRGGEVYGKLGAIINEAGAEIGTATVIAVPHDQKIMIDKAMEGVTIRIGNVKYIFKETRYHIQAYLDKNDRIIFE, from the coding sequence ATGCGAAGCATTGTTTCAAAAGGCAAAGATATTAAGGAAGCTATTAATCTAGGATTATCTTTACTGGATGTAACTATAAATGATGTAAACATTGAGATAGTACAACATGAAACGAAGGGTTTTTTTAGAATAGGCTCTAAAGAAGCTGTCGTTAAACTGGTTAAATTACAAACCGATTCTTTAAATATAAAATCTGAGAATCAGGTGAGCGATCGATTTGACTTACTTGAAAGCGTAATTTCAACTATTCCAGATGAGAAAATTAATTTGGTTAAAACAGACATCGAAGAACCAATTGTGAAAGAGTTCAATGAAACATCTGACCATTTATCAGGAAAGGTGTGGGTTACAAACGGAGTGTTACACTGCCAGGCGTCCCCAGTACAATTTCCTATGATTAGTACTACAGAAGGTATTAAACTCTATAAAAACAATCAAGAACTTAAAGAGAAGACACATATCGTAACAGATAAAGATATTTATGAACTAAAAGTCGAAAATGAAGAGATCCAAACGATATGGAGTGTAAAGATGGACCCTGAGAAATTAAAAGTGTTTCTACAGGTTGAGCCGGGATTTATAATTACACGAAGCATCCCAGATATAGAAGCTGAATATCACATTAATTTATATGTAGAAGAAGTAAAGGAAGTTTATAACCACTTAACTTACGAAGCAATTATAGAGAAACTGCAGTCACTTAGGGTCATTCATGGATTTAATCAGAGTGAAATCATGAAAGCCATGGAAACTAAAGTTTCTGGCACGTTTGAAATTGCCACGGGGATTGAACCAAAACAAGGAAAAGGTGGTTGGGTTGAAGCAAAGATTGATTTAGAAACACATGTTGGACCTAAAGAATCAGAAGATGGAAGTGTCAATTTTAGAGAAATAAAAACGATTCCTAATGTGACTAGAGGACAAGTTGTTGCGATTGTTCATCCTCCTGTTGCTGGTCAACATGGTTATACGGTTACCAATGAGCCACTACCAGCAAAACAAACGTTTCCAGTTAAGTTGAACTTGGGGAGAGGTATTTCGTTAGTTGAGGATAAACTTGTATCAACTGAATCAGGACGTCCTCAAATTGAGAAGAGGGGTCAGTTAGTGAAAGTGGCTATCATGCAAAAGTTAACTCATCGGGGAGATGTTAATTTAACCTCAGGAAACATTCACTTTAAGGGTGATGTAGAAGTAACCGGAAATATTGAGGGTGGAATGCTTGTTGAAGCTGGTGGTGACATCATTGTTCATAAGGAAATCAATAGAGCAAACCTCACAGCTTCAGGGGCTATCATATCATATGGGACTGTTATTGGTTCAGAATTATCAGCAGGTAAAAATAATATGCTGATTGCAGAATTGGGTCATATACTTGGCTCACTTCACCAACAAACTGAGAAAATAATTGTAGTAATCAATCAACTGATTCAATCGCCTGCTTTTAAAAATACTGATTTCACAAGAGGTGGCTTACAACCAGTCATACGTATTTTACTAGAGAAAAAGTTTAAGAACTTTCCACCATTAGCTAAGAGATATGTTGATGTTATTCGAAAAGCAGATGGTTATTTAGAGGATGGGGAGTGGAGGAATCTATCGCTGAATTTAAGACAACTATTTCTAACCCTATCAAATGAACAAACGTCTTTAGAAAGAATAAAGGATTTATCTCACAAGATGAAAGAGTTACATGAGCTAAGTATAACTCCTGTAGAACCAGATTCATATATGATCATACCAAGTGTTTCAAATAGTCATCTCTACTGTAGCGGGAATGTAAAGATACTTGGACAAGGGTGTGTGAATACGAAAATTCATGCCGGTGGAGAAATTCATATAAAGGGGATTATCCGTGGAGGAGAAGTATATGGAAAGTTGGGAGCTATTATAAATGAAGCTGGAGCTGAAATAGGAACAGCGACTGTAATTGCAGTTCCACATGATCAAAAAATAATGATCGATAAGGCAATGGAAGGAGTCACTATTAGGATTGGTAATGTAAAATATATATTTAAAGAAACAAGGTATCATATTCAAGCTTATCTTGATAAAAATGACCGTATTATCTTTGAATAA
- a CDS encoding STAS domain-containing protein — protein MSLTVMKEKKASILTLSIKGILDISTNNVLDPYLEEIEDSLEELIIDFSGIEFMDSTGLGSIINAIHLSEEKNFKLNLQGVNELTDQIFEMVGLYQILEAIQGEVS, from the coding sequence ATGAGTTTAACAGTAATGAAAGAAAAAAAAGCTTCAATACTTACACTTTCAATCAAAGGGATTTTAGATATATCTACTAATAATGTTCTCGATCCATATCTAGAAGAGATTGAGGATAGCTTAGAAGAATTAATTATTGATTTTTCTGGAATTGAGTTTATGGACTCAACTGGTCTCGGTTCAATCATTAATGCGATTCATTTATCAGAGGAAAAAAACTTCAAGTTAAATCTCCAAGGGGTAAATGAATTAACGGACCAAATATTTGAAATGGTAGGGTTATATCAAATTTTAGAGGCAATTCAAGGGGAGGTGTCGTGA
- a CDS encoding STAS domain-containing protein: MISFSTKIMNESLVVKLKGDLDIDSTEVVELELMTTLKSFQTVIIDFEDVPFIDSSGIGLLLSTVQTLNDQGVKVTISNVRKEVMDIFELLQIPDILGDGVFL, from the coding sequence ATGATCAGTTTCTCAACAAAAATAATGAATGAATCCCTTGTAGTAAAACTTAAGGGAGATTTAGATATTGATAGCACGGAAGTAGTTGAATTAGAGCTAATGACTACATTGAAGTCGTTTCAAACAGTTATAATCGATTTTGAGGATGTTCCATTTATTGACTCTTCTGGAATAGGGTTATTATTAAGCACTGTTCAAACTTTAAACGACCAGGGAGTAAAAGTAACGATTAGTAATGTAAGAAAAGAAGTTATGGATATCTTTGAATTGTTACAAATACCAGATATTCTAGGTGACGGTGTATTTTTGTAA
- a CDS encoding HAMP domain-containing protein codes for MKRNTIMMQLLFKIGLFLGLIAVVILISGYYFFKLKIEAYQEEQINNITEIVVHTMASTQQSTDTIEHMIENILYSSSKGIMSELRGKQVEDISMEYLQEVAKRWDVEEISLWERIGDDIVVTESSDETQLNLSSKDWGYWFTAFDQLMSGQEVTVEQGMAMENYWVGPISRAELFEHIYYKFAYYYDGTTDFMINPFILDEEIYNLTFQAGPTQMIEKIIDENINIEEIAVINVPAWLKGEENDVVEPDTDLPVLYGSHQFGLEEDEEFLQQVQSEDSSHKVLFEKDGVPYKKLYKSLGNERVMVTTLDLTRQKQIENQFLYLFLGGFLLSSVVLFIIIRIIARRQLEPLQKIVQHIQCVADGDLTQRITINEKNELDWLAENINEMTQRFHQLITGVKEESHSLVIVSSLLSRQVYTSVKTMGETSTAMTTESKDLLLEISILLEDMQQLFSTINNSQETDHIRGMNNLQLRESLNNTHMKLTELERMVKEHSNHVTDITLMFHDTLNELNEALLKIDQLSSTLNTKIMYFHVKDEL; via the coding sequence ATGAAAAGAAATACGATTATGATGCAATTACTATTTAAAATTGGTCTGTTCTTAGGCTTAATCGCGGTTGTTATTCTTATATCTGGTTATTATTTTTTTAAGTTGAAGATTGAGGCATATCAAGAGGAGCAAATAAATAATATAACTGAAATTGTAGTTCATACAATGGCGTCAACACAACAATCTACAGACACAATTGAACATATGATTGAAAATATATTATATTCATCGTCAAAAGGAATCATGTCCGAGTTACGTGGGAAACAGGTTGAAGATATTAGCATGGAATATTTGCAAGAAGTAGCGAAACGGTGGGATGTGGAAGAAATCTCACTTTGGGAAAGAATTGGTGATGACATAGTCGTTACGGAATCTTCTGATGAAACTCAATTGAATTTAAGTTCAAAGGATTGGGGATATTGGTTTACTGCATTTGATCAATTAATGTCAGGCCAAGAGGTAACAGTTGAGCAAGGGATGGCCATGGAAAACTACTGGGTAGGCCCCATTTCTAGAGCAGAACTTTTTGAACATATTTATTACAAGTTTGCTTATTATTACGATGGAACAACTGACTTTATGATCAATCCTTTTATCCTAGATGAGGAGATTTATAACCTTACTTTTCAAGCTGGTCCAACACAAATGATTGAAAAAATCATTGATGAGAATATCAACATTGAAGAGATTGCTGTTATCAATGTACCTGCTTGGTTAAAAGGGGAAGAAAATGATGTAGTTGAACCGGATACTGACTTACCTGTGTTATATGGGAGTCATCAGTTTGGCTTAGAAGAGGATGAAGAGTTCCTTCAGCAGGTGCAAAGTGAAGATAGCAGCCATAAAGTACTTTTTGAAAAAGACGGTGTGCCTTATAAAAAATTATATAAATCACTTGGTAATGAACGAGTGATGGTGACTACGCTAGATTTAACGAGACAAAAGCAAATTGAAAATCAGTTCTTGTATTTGTTCTTAGGTGGATTTTTATTATCATCCGTTGTTCTATTTATTATTATTCGTATCATTGCTAGACGTCAATTAGAGCCATTACAAAAGATTGTCCAACATATTCAATGTGTAGCGGATGGAGATTTAACTCAAAGAATAACGATCAATGAAAAAAATGAACTAGATTGGCTTGCGGAAAATATCAATGAAATGACTCAACGTTTCCATCAGTTAATTACGGGTGTAAAAGAAGAATCTCATTCTCTAGTGATTGTATCTAGTTTGCTTTCTAGACAAGTCTATACCTCGGTCAAGACAATGGGTGAGACATCAACGGCAATGACGACGGAGTCTAAAGACCTACTACTGGAGATTTCAATTTTGTTGGAAGATATGCAACAGTTATTTTCTACAATTAACAATAGTCAGGAAACAGATCATATAAGAGGGATGAATAACCTTCAATTGAGAGAGTCCTTGAATAACACTCATATGAAACTAACGGAACTTGAAAGAATGGTCAAAGAGCATTCAAACCATGTAACGGATATCACGCTCATGTTTCATGATACATTAAACGAACTGAATGAAGCACTACTAAAGATAGATCAACTATCTAGTACATTAAATACAAAAATAATGTACTTCCATGTGAAAGATGAATTGTAA